One segment of Pseudomonas asgharzadehiana DNA contains the following:
- a CDS encoding ABC transporter ATP-binding protein, with product MLYRRFEQLIDIFRDAPSVAPPDKVLPFYLYYLRQVWPCFAALLVVGLVGALIEVALFSYLSRIIDLAQGTPPANFFQVHSAELIWMAVVALLLRPIFNSLHDLLVHQTINPGMTSQIRWQNHSYVLKQSLNFFQNDFAGRIAQRIMQTGNALRDSAVATAEAIWHVSIYAITSLVLFAEADWRLMIPLITWIICYCLALRYFVPRVKERSVMSSEARSKLMGRIVDGYTNITTLKLFAHTQNEQEYAKEAIIEQTEKTQLAARVLTSMDAVITVLNGLLIVTTTGLALWLWTQSLISVGAIALATGLVIRIVNMSGWIMWVVNGIFENIGIVQDGLKTIAQPLAVVDRDNAPRLSVPHGEVRFEQVDFHYGKRSGIIGDLNLEIKAGEKIGLIGPSGAGKSTLVNLLLRLYDLQGGRILIDGQNIAEVAQESLRERIGMITQDTSLLHRSIRDNLLYGKPDATDEELWAAVHKARADEFIPLLSDAEGRTGLDAHVGERGVKLSGGQRQRIAIARVLLKDAPILIMDEATSALDSEVESAIQESLETLMQGKTVIAIAHRLSTIARMDRLVVLEKGQIAESGSHAELLAHKGLYARLWQHQTGGFVGID from the coding sequence ATGCTCTATCGTCGTTTTGAACAACTGATCGATATTTTCCGCGACGCCCCCAGCGTCGCCCCGCCCGATAAAGTCCTGCCCTTCTACCTCTACTACCTGCGCCAGGTGTGGCCGTGCTTTGCCGCGCTGCTCGTGGTGGGGCTGGTCGGCGCATTGATCGAAGTCGCGCTGTTCAGCTACCTGAGCCGCATTATCGACCTGGCCCAGGGCACACCGCCCGCCAACTTCTTCCAAGTGCACAGCGCCGAGCTGATCTGGATGGCCGTGGTCGCCCTGCTGCTGCGGCCGATTTTCAACAGCCTGCATGATCTGCTGGTGCACCAGACCATCAACCCCGGCATGACCAGCCAGATCCGCTGGCAGAACCACAGCTACGTGCTCAAGCAGAGCTTGAATTTCTTCCAGAATGATTTCGCCGGGCGCATTGCCCAGCGCATCATGCAAACCGGCAACGCCCTGCGTGACTCTGCGGTGGCAACCGCGGAGGCCATCTGGCATGTATCGATCTACGCCATCACTTCGCTGGTGTTGTTTGCCGAGGCCGACTGGCGGCTGATGATCCCGCTGATCACCTGGATCATTTGCTACTGCCTGGCTTTGCGTTACTTCGTGCCAAGGGTCAAGGAACGCTCGGTGATGTCTTCCGAAGCGCGCTCCAAACTCATGGGCCGCATCGTCGACGGCTACACCAACATCACCACCTTGAAGCTGTTCGCCCATACGCAGAATGAGCAGGAATACGCCAAGGAAGCGATCATTGAGCAAACCGAAAAAACCCAGCTGGCGGCACGCGTGCTCACCAGCATGGATGCGGTGATCACCGTGCTGAACGGTCTGCTGATCGTCACCACCACCGGCCTGGCCCTGTGGCTGTGGACGCAATCGCTGATCTCCGTAGGCGCCATCGCGCTGGCCACGGGCCTGGTGATTCGCATCGTCAATATGTCCGGCTGGATCATGTGGGTGGTCAACGGCATTTTCGAAAACATCGGCATCGTGCAGGACGGCCTCAAGACCATCGCCCAACCATTGGCGGTGGTCGACCGCGACAACGCCCCACGCCTGAGCGTGCCCCACGGCGAAGTGCGTTTTGAACAGGTGGATTTTCACTACGGCAAACGCAGCGGGATCATTGGCGACTTGAACCTTGAGATCAAGGCCGGCGAAAAAATCGGCCTTATCGGCCCCTCGGGGGCGGGCAAGTCGACACTGGTCAACCTGCTGCTGCGCCTCTATGACCTGCAAGGCGGGCGCATTCTGATCGACGGCCAGAACATCGCCGAGGTGGCACAGGAGTCCCTGCGCGAGCGGATCGGCATGATCACCCAGGACACCTCGTTGCTGCACCGCTCGATCCGCGACAACCTGCTGTACGGCAAGCCCGACGCCACCGACGAAGAACTCTGGGCCGCCGTGCACAAGGCCCGCGCCGATGAGTTCATCCCGCTGCTGTCGGACGCCGAAGGCCGCACCGGGCTGGATGCCCACGTGGGCGAACGCGGGGTGAAACTGTCGGGCGGGCAACGCCAGCGCATCGCTATCGCCCGCGTACTGCTCAAGGACGCGCCGATCCTGATCATGGACGAAGCCACCTCGGCGCTCGACTCGGAAGTCGAGTCGGCGATCCAGGAAAGCCTGGAGACCCTGATGCAAGGCAAGACGGTAATCGCGATTGCGCACCGCTTGTCGACCATTGCGCGGATGGATCGCCTGGTGGTGCTGGAAAAAGGCCAGATTGCCGAAAGTGGCAGCCATGCCGAGCTGCTGGCGCATAAGGGGCTGTATGCCCGGTTGTGGCAGCACCAGACCGGGGGGTTTGTGGGTATCGATTGA
- a CDS encoding beta-ketoacyl-ACP synthase III, translating to MHNVVISGTGLYTPANSISNEELVQSFNTYVQQFNRDNAAAIERGDVQALTESSAAFIEKASGIKSRFVMDKDGILDPQRMTPRLPERSNDEWSVLCQMAIGAAEQALQRAGKTAADIDGVIVACSNLQRAYPAIAIEVQEALGIAGFGFDMNVACSSATFGIQNAANSIQLGQARAILMVNPEVCTGHLNFRDRDSHFIFGDAATAVVLERADLATSKHQFDVVSTKLLTKFSNTIRNNFGFLNRAAEEGIGAPDKLFVQEGRKVFRDVCPMVAELIGVHLAENQLEVADVKRFWLHQANLSMNHLIVKKLLGREATVEEAPVILDTYANTSSAGSVIAFHTYQDDLPKGAVAVLSSFGAGYSIGSVILRKR from the coding sequence GTGCATAACGTCGTCATCAGCGGCACTGGCCTGTACACCCCTGCCAACAGCATCTCCAACGAAGAGCTGGTGCAGTCTTTCAATACCTATGTGCAACAGTTCAACCGCGACAACGCTGCCGCCATCGAGCGCGGGGACGTGCAGGCGCTGACCGAATCCAGCGCGGCGTTTATCGAGAAGGCATCCGGCATCAAGAGCCGCTTTGTGATGGACAAGGACGGCATCCTTGACCCGCAACGCATGACCCCGCGCCTGCCCGAGCGCAGCAATGACGAGTGGTCGGTACTCTGCCAGATGGCTATCGGCGCTGCCGAGCAAGCCTTGCAGCGCGCCGGCAAGACCGCCGCCGACATCGATGGCGTGATCGTCGCCTGTTCCAACCTGCAGCGTGCTTACCCGGCCATCGCCATCGAAGTCCAGGAAGCCCTGGGCATCGCAGGCTTCGGCTTTGACATGAACGTGGCGTGTTCCTCGGCCACGTTCGGCATCCAGAATGCCGCCAACAGCATCCAGCTGGGCCAGGCCCGGGCGATCTTGATGGTCAACCCGGAGGTCTGCACCGGTCACCTTAATTTCCGCGACCGCGACAGCCACTTCATCTTTGGCGATGCGGCCACGGCGGTCGTCCTCGAGCGCGCCGACCTGGCGACCTCCAAGCACCAGTTCGACGTGGTGAGCACCAAGCTGCTGACCAAGTTCTCCAATACCATCCGCAACAACTTCGGCTTCCTCAACCGCGCGGCGGAGGAAGGCATCGGCGCGCCGGACAAACTGTTCGTGCAGGAAGGCCGCAAAGTCTTCCGCGACGTGTGCCCGATGGTGGCCGAGCTGATCGGCGTGCATCTGGCGGAAAACCAGCTGGAGGTGGCTGATGTGAAGCGCTTCTGGCTGCACCAGGCCAACCTGAGCATGAACCACCTGATCGTGAAGAAGCTGCTGGGCCGCGAAGCTACCGTGGAAGAGGCCCCGGTAATTCTCGATACGTACGCCAATACCAGCTCGGCCGGTTCGGTGATTGCGTTTCACACTTATCAGGATGATCTGCCCAAGGGCGCGGTCGCGGTACTCAGCTCGTTTGGCGCGGGCTATTCAATCGGCAGCGTGATCCTGCGCAAGCGCTGA
- a CDS encoding putative porin, whose protein sequence is MRLASTKTAAALCGGLLLALSVPASAAVDAKLLDMLKANGQITAAQYTELQSELAKDQKEQQIARQAQQETNEQIAATAKKTNELSSFDQKLAWAAKTQFKGDVRFRQETIKIDGEPNNGGRDKDRQRIRARLGAYTEINPQVDTGIRIATGGGDDARSTNQDQDGYFDKKSIWLDLGYIDYHPDQIKNLHVIGGKMLQPWVNMGDVIWDSDINPEGLALTYKYPLGGSAEVFGSIGNYNLKDNVDGDGVQFRHDLRLTAGQLGSRFALTDNLKLTVGGSVYAYQNDEDSRCTTTTTPCALAVNGNSANEEFRLYEGFSQLDIGGLAVPLSLYGQYVKNNDASTDQDTAWLLGAKSKVFGFNLDYNYRDTQRNAVVGAFTDSDFANGTTGSRGHKLKVGYDIDKNFAVGATYFLTKADFASRTQRDANANTLQLDAEAKF, encoded by the coding sequence ATGCGTCTTGCTTCCACTAAAACTGCGGCGGCCCTGTGCGGCGGCCTGTTACTGGCCCTGAGCGTTCCGGCCAGCGCCGCAGTCGACGCTAAATTGCTCGACATGCTCAAGGCCAACGGCCAGATTACCGCTGCGCAGTACACCGAACTGCAAAGTGAGTTGGCCAAAGACCAGAAAGAACAGCAGATCGCACGGCAAGCTCAACAAGAGACCAACGAACAGATCGCGGCCACCGCGAAAAAAACCAACGAGCTGAGCAGCTTCGACCAGAAGCTGGCCTGGGCCGCCAAGACGCAGTTCAAGGGTGATGTGCGGTTCCGTCAGGAAACCATCAAGATCGATGGCGAACCCAACAACGGCGGGCGCGACAAGGACCGTCAGCGTATTCGTGCCCGCCTGGGCGCCTACACCGAAATCAACCCGCAAGTGGACACCGGTATTCGTATCGCCACCGGCGGCGGCGACGATGCGCGTTCCACCAACCAGGACCAGGATGGTTACTTCGACAAGAAGTCGATCTGGCTGGACCTGGGCTATATCGACTACCACCCCGACCAGATCAAGAACCTGCACGTGATCGGCGGCAAGATGCTGCAACCCTGGGTCAACATGGGCGACGTGATCTGGGATAGCGATATCAACCCGGAAGGCCTGGCCCTGACCTACAAGTACCCATTGGGTGGCAGCGCCGAGGTGTTCGGCAGCATCGGCAACTACAACCTCAAGGACAACGTGGACGGCGACGGCGTGCAGTTCCGTCACGACCTGCGCCTGACGGCCGGCCAACTGGGTTCGCGCTTCGCGCTGACCGACAACCTCAAACTGACCGTGGGCGGCAGCGTGTACGCCTACCAGAACGATGAGGACAGCCGCTGCACCACGACCACCACGCCATGCGCCCTGGCGGTCAACGGTAACTCGGCCAACGAAGAGTTCCGCCTGTACGAAGGTTTCAGCCAACTGGACATCGGCGGCCTGGCTGTTCCGCTGTCGCTGTATGGCCAATACGTGAAAAACAACGACGCCTCTACCGATCAGGACACCGCCTGGTTGCTGGGCGCCAAGTCCAAGGTGTTCGGTTTCAACCTGGACTACAACTACCGCGATACGCAACGTAACGCCGTGGTGGGTGCCTTCACCGACTCGGACTTTGCCAACGGCACCACCGGCTCGCGCGGGCACAAGCTCAAAGTGGGTTACGACATCGACAAGAACTTCGCGGTCGGCGCCACCTACTTCCTGACCAAGGCGGATTTCGCCAGCCGCACCCAGCGTGACGCCAACGCCAATACCTTGCAGTTGGATGCCGAGGCCAAGTTCTAA
- a CDS encoding alpha/beta fold hydrolase → MAWFDHDDCSLHYEEYGHGTPLLLIHGLGSSSQDWELQVPVLARHYRLVVVDVRGHGRSDKPRERYSIQGFAHDLLALFDHLNLPPAHVVGLSMGGMIAFQLAVDQPALVRSLCIVNSAPEVKVRSADDYWQWAKRRTLARVLSLSTIGKALGDRLFPKPEQADLRRKMAERWAKNDKRAYLASFDAIVGWGVQERLWRITCPTLVISADHDYTPVAQKEIYVKLLPDARLVVIEDSRHATPLDQPEVFNATLLDFLTTVDTTTQDH, encoded by the coding sequence ATGGCCTGGTTCGACCACGACGACTGCAGCCTGCACTACGAGGAATACGGCCACGGCACCCCGCTGCTGCTGATCCACGGCCTCGGCTCCAGCAGCCAGGACTGGGAACTGCAAGTGCCGGTACTGGCCAGGCACTACCGCCTGGTCGTGGTCGACGTTCGCGGCCACGGGCGCTCCGACAAACCCCGCGAGCGCTACAGCATCCAGGGGTTTGCCCATGACCTGCTGGCACTGTTCGACCACTTGAACCTGCCGCCCGCCCATGTAGTGGGCCTGTCCATGGGCGGCATGATCGCGTTTCAGTTGGCCGTGGACCAACCCGCCCTGGTCAGGAGCCTGTGCATCGTCAACAGTGCCCCCGAGGTAAAAGTGCGCAGCGCCGATGATTATTGGCAATGGGCCAAGCGCCGGACCCTGGCCCGCGTACTCAGCCTGAGCACCATCGGCAAGGCGCTGGGTGACCGATTATTTCCCAAACCGGAGCAGGCCGACCTGCGCCGCAAGATGGCCGAACGCTGGGCAAAAAACGACAAACGTGCTTATCTCGCCAGCTTCGATGCGATTGTGGGCTGGGGTGTGCAGGAACGACTTTGGCGGATTACCTGTCCAACCCTGGTCATCAGCGCCGACCACGACTACACCCCCGTGGCCCAGAAAGAAATCTATGTAAAACTGCTGCCCGATGCGCGACTGGTGGTGATCGAGGATTCCCGTCACGCCACGCCCTTGGATCAACCCGAAGTCTTTAACGCTACCCTGCTCGACTTTCTAACGACCGTCGACACCACTACCCAGGATCACTGA
- a CDS encoding peptidylprolyl isomerase A, with protein MLKKIAFFAGSALFAANLMAAEPAKAPHVLLDTTNGQIEIELDPVKAPISTKNFLAYVDKGFYTNTIFHRVIPGFMVQGGGFTQQMSQKPTEAPIKNEASNGLHNVRGTLSMARTSNPDSATSQFFINVADNAFLDPGRDAGYAVFAKVVKGMDVVDIIVNSQTTTKQGMQNVPIDPVIIKSAKRID; from the coding sequence ATGCTGAAAAAAATCGCCTTCTTTGCCGGTTCCGCCTTGTTCGCTGCCAACCTGATGGCGGCTGAGCCGGCCAAGGCGCCGCACGTTTTGCTCGACACCACCAACGGCCAGATTGAAATCGAACTGGACCCGGTGAAGGCGCCGATCAGTACCAAGAACTTCCTGGCCTATGTCGACAAGGGCTTTTACACCAACACGATTTTCCACCGGGTGATCCCAGGCTTCATGGTCCAGGGCGGCGGCTTCACCCAGCAGATGTCGCAAAAGCCGACCGAAGCGCCGATCAAGAACGAAGCCAGCAACGGCCTGCATAACGTGCGCGGCACACTGTCGATGGCCCGCACCTCGAACCCGGATTCGGCCACCAGCCAGTTCTTCATCAACGTGGCCGACAATGCCTTCCTCGACCCAGGTCGCGATGCCGGTTATGCCGTGTTCGCCAAAGTGGTCAAGGGCATGGACGTGGTCGACATCATCGTCAACTCCCAGACCACCACCAAGCAGGGCATGCAAAACGTGCCAATCGATCCTGTGATCATCAAGTCGGCCAAGCGCATCGACTGA
- a CDS encoding anti-sigma factor family protein, whose product MLTCKEQVARSSDYLDGQLTFRERLLVRHHLMFCPNCRRFIRQMRLLQATLKIMPQEPVKEADALAQRLAAERLKDL is encoded by the coding sequence ATGTTGACCTGCAAGGAACAAGTGGCGCGATCCAGTGATTATCTCGATGGGCAATTGACCTTTCGCGAGCGTCTGCTGGTGCGTCATCACTTGATGTTCTGCCCGAACTGCCGCCGGTTTATTCGTCAGATGCGCCTGCTGCAGGCGACGCTGAAGATCATGCCGCAGGAGCCGGTGAAAGAGGCTGATGCCCTGGCGCAGCGGCTGGCGGCCGAGCGGCTCAAGGATCTGTAA
- a CDS encoding GNAT family N-acetyltransferase produces the protein MPLQRLDSLSEIDPQVWDALAPQAQPFVRHAFLSALEDSASLGPQSGWRPEHLLHWEGDRLVAALPGYRKWHSYGEYVFDHGWADACARAGIDYYPKLLTAVPFSPVSGPRLLAANAEDGFELLNSLPGYLEIEGLSSAHVNFTDALADEALARQPGWMQRLGCQFHWQNRGYRDFQDFLDALSSRKRKQMRKEREQVAGQGIDFEWLQGGELSEAQWDFVYACYANTYAVRRQAPYLTRAFFSLLAERMPQAIRVVLAKQGPRPVAMAFSLIGGDSFYGRYWGCLAEFDRLHFETCFYQGMDYAIAQGLQRFDAGAQGEHKLIRGFEPVITRSWHYLRHPGLKNAVEDFLERERVGIVAYAEEARAALPYRQA, from the coding sequence ATGCCGCTGCAACGCCTGGACAGCCTGTCCGAAATCGACCCGCAGGTGTGGGACGCCCTCGCGCCGCAGGCCCAGCCTTTTGTGCGGCATGCGTTCCTGAGCGCACTGGAAGACAGCGCCAGCCTGGGCCCGCAATCGGGCTGGCGACCCGAGCATTTGCTGCACTGGGAGGGTGATCGGCTGGTGGCGGCACTGCCGGGTTATCGCAAGTGGCATTCCTACGGTGAGTATGTGTTCGACCATGGCTGGGCCGACGCCTGTGCGCGGGCGGGTATCGACTACTACCCCAAGCTGCTCACGGCCGTGCCCTTCAGCCCGGTCAGCGGGCCACGGCTATTGGCCGCCAACGCCGAGGATGGCTTTGAACTGCTCAACAGCCTGCCGGGTTATCTGGAAATCGAAGGGCTTAGCAGTGCGCACGTCAATTTCACCGATGCGTTGGCCGATGAGGCGCTGGCCCGGCAACCGGGCTGGATGCAGCGCCTGGGCTGCCAGTTTCATTGGCAGAACCGTGGTTATCGCGACTTCCAGGATTTCCTCGACGCCCTCAGTTCACGCAAGCGCAAGCAGATGCGTAAAGAACGTGAACAAGTGGCGGGGCAGGGCATCGATTTCGAATGGTTGCAAGGTGGTGAACTGAGCGAGGCGCAGTGGGATTTTGTCTACGCCTGCTATGCCAACACCTACGCGGTACGCCGCCAGGCCCCGTACCTGACCCGCGCGTTTTTCAGTCTGCTGGCCGAACGCATGCCCCAGGCCATCCGCGTGGTACTGGCCAAGCAAGGCCCGCGGCCCGTTGCCATGGCCTTCAGCCTGATCGGGGGTGACAGTTTTTATGGTCGCTACTGGGGCTGCCTGGCGGAATTCGATCGCCTGCATTTCGAAACCTGTTTTTACCAGGGCATGGACTACGCCATCGCTCAGGGCCTGCAACGCTTCGACGCCGGCGCCCAGGGCGAGCACAAACTGATTCGCGGGTTCGAACCGGTGATCACCCGTTCCTGGCACTACCTGCGTCATCCGGGGTTGAAGAATGCCGTGGAGGACTTCCTCGAGCGCGAGCGGGTGGGGATTGTGGCCTATGCCGAAGAGGCGAGGGCGGCCCTGCCTTATCGGCAGGCGTGA
- a CDS encoding RNA polymerase sigma factor translates to MAAVDDTHLLERLLKGEQRAYKELVVTYQSAMRAVAYAIVGQRHADEVVQDAWLSVVRNLGKFEGRSSLKTWLLTITANAAKGRYKQNRREVLLDDLPSPHGTIGDDRFSPDDGHWAVAPYAWHQDTPEALLTEDELRKCLEHTLLSLSQLQSSVLVLRERQGLELEEICNLLSLTLSNVRVLLHRARLKVFATVEHFEETGEC, encoded by the coding sequence ATGGCAGCAGTGGACGACACGCACCTGCTTGAACGTTTGCTCAAGGGTGAGCAGCGGGCCTACAAGGAATTGGTCGTCACCTACCAGAGCGCCATGCGCGCGGTGGCTTATGCGATTGTCGGCCAGCGCCATGCCGATGAAGTGGTGCAGGACGCCTGGCTGTCGGTGGTGCGCAACCTGGGCAAATTCGAAGGGCGCTCCAGCCTCAAGACCTGGCTGCTGACCATCACCGCCAACGCTGCCAAGGGCCGCTACAAACAGAATCGTCGCGAAGTGCTGCTCGACGATTTACCGTCGCCCCACGGCACCATCGGCGATGATCGCTTCAGCCCCGACGACGGTCACTGGGCTGTTGCCCCGTATGCCTGGCACCAGGACACGCCGGAAGCGCTGCTCACCGAAGACGAACTGCGCAAATGCCTGGAACATACGTTACTCAGTTTGTCGCAACTGCAAAGCAGCGTGCTGGTGCTGCGCGAGCGCCAGGGCCTGGAATTGGAAGAGATCTGTAATCTCCTGAGCCTCACGCTCTCCAATGTCCGTGTGCTGTTGCACCGAGCGCGGCTGAAAGTCTTCGCCACGGTGGAGCATTTTGAGGAAACGGGCGAATGTTGA